The following coding sequences lie in one Seriola aureovittata isolate HTS-2021-v1 ecotype China chromosome 5, ASM2101889v1, whole genome shotgun sequence genomic window:
- the LOC130169355 gene encoding protein mono-ADP-ribosyltransferase PARP14-like, which yields MDGSDSPRPVTVEGDWSPVQPKTLKNKLQLYFQSKKKSSGGDCWVEVEDGAARAAVFFRSEEVRQRVLARENHEINVENQTIRLRLLSATSATNSDDVSDTTTDSKTQRSEVEHGAGAGAAAANTQDSESVQSSAVVLENVSDNMCRDLLMMLVENVSGSDESGFSLEIIWESNRAVVAFTKPEDAEKFLTVSQTSSKMQKQGLTARPLEAAKSVRVERLQPTVVKDLLDLYFEKKWTLPDKIVMIQNEQAAIVTFSDPKVVENICIKTDYMIGSNPVKMYPYHESLGTALYGKERPTWKMPDPFTEGVHHTVWKFLLMKKQLKSINDQMRPYFCSVDLDNPEVKLSPLPNFLRQKDLTAKHVENWAGTAQEAFRKLMSHYTVFECPANAPAWKAAEKEVRSVVEEDAYLVLDAPKGALMVAGRADHLKQIKAPVENLVLKAMSQIERQRNGVSEVMSLSPAMFYILKQDGLQNAALNISADMTLSYDEGAQKLTISGLRAEVFQAKAWILERNVHMSKKQLNIPPGLLDFLKVVDPMDMSQDLFTSQGISAIYSIDNKGVLLLGSSDSILAEAETRMKMVLAVNTLDVEDQEVLKLHNWVDLNQQLLDAYNFSKKKTVDIQIHTVRRDKITVAGFKTPVKEVSSSLNEFIVNYSRVKETICVESCAVVQFIEKKKSHDWFSIAKANGVTVDFDPERPRFIIAGARLHVQKAKSCFQELTSTLFTDNFIVDKPGAKKYFQSYGSMFLSTIMTEFSCVVVLRPENQEDDEEEENYEEESGLCYCKVKTTSGVLVSVSKADICSFNVDAVVNAANEELQHIGGLALALLKAAGPQLQKISNDYISKHGKLRPGDAIVTDACNLPCKYVVHAVGPRFSDSDKKTSVSRLKLAVKESLKQAEMVNCSTIALPAISSGVFGFPVDLCAETIAQAVREYCDSPRGPGSLTQIHLVDNNNNTVGVLAKAINREFIDLGPTMTAPEQAGGKGAWASGGHQRGRGRGGGRGGGGRGGGGRGGRGGGGRGGGRGAEFHGGQQGNRGGHSPKGHTRPGGHGGHGGPGRMEQTTAEGLKIVLCKGNIQDQTTNVIVNTISENMNLTQGAVSNAILGAAGSSLQLAVRSEAGAATLQQGNVVITDGFKLTCQKIFHTVCPYWDNGGGRAEEALITIVRYCLEEAEKLKMASLSFPAIGTGNLSFPRDVVSRVLLREIHSFSRRSSPRHLRQVAIVVHPSDNQTVDCFTREFKGQTGQRNVQHEAQNFNESPVHKSTGQSQQSSASFGNVSSPSLGVYRMEMGQLTLEVSSGDITREASDVIINSSNPSFTLNSGVSKAILDSAGSTVQLECSQMVSSPGYQPRPMILTSAGNLPSGHIMHIVGQNDPAKIKDMVYSVLKTCEENKFNSVAFPALGTGQGRANPSAVADAMVEAVVEFVRKKHPKFVRSVKILIFQAIMMTEFHKSMKRRQGEEVEGKSVFSKIKDTVTSFFTGLMEERPSTDSLVLEGEEFESTEFQLCADNKKAVSEAKKRIEQLIVAEQAKRTITDPLIIHLSQADVEQLRALQRELTVSIRLDKGLEDQEPSIHLEGLTRDVFTAESAVSNIIRRVERTENLKTKALMLSALVEWQFQLPGGMMVPFDIYTNLTLEEALERKEKVKIKINNETYLANVLFRKAASADGRRELELLRKDLKDDTALPGHWDDMKGDLVKLFPLTVGSKEYSDVETELTRTGLIPNIISIERVQNTTLWQSYQLMKKQLEVKNKHTNNEKLLFHGTGAKSIDLINNQGFNRGYAGAHGAMYGNGSYFAVDPAYSAGGYAKPDIKQHKRMYFARVLVGDYTTGRNGMITPPARGSGNAADLYDSVADNTANPAIFVVFNDIQAYPEYLITFT from the exons ATGGACGGGTCCGACAGTCCGCGGCCGGTGACCGTGGAGGGGGACTGGAGTCCGGTTCAGCCCAAAACCCTGAAGAACAAGCTGCAGCTTTACTTCCAGAGCAAGAAGAAGTCGAGCGGAGGAGACTGctgggtggaggtggaggacggAGCCGCGAGAGCCGCCGTGTTCTTCCGATCAGAGGAAG TGAGACAGCGAGTCCTCGCCAGGGAGAACCATGAAATCAACGTGGAGAATCAAACCATCAGGTTACGGCTGCTTTCTGCTACA AGCGCGACGAACAGCGACGACGTCTCAG ATACAACCACGGACTCAAAGACTCAGAGGTCGGAGGTCGAacatggagctggagctggagctgctgcagcgaACACACAAg ACTCGGAGTCGGTCCAGAGTTCTGCAGTGGTGCTGGAGAACGTGTCGGACAACATGTGCAGGGATCTGCTGATGATGCTGGTGGAGAACGTCTCAGGGTCGGACGAGAGCGGCTTCAGTCTGGAGATCATCTGGGAATCCAACAGAGCCGTGGTCGCCTTCACCAAGCCTGAAG ATGCAGAGAAGTTCCTCACTGTGAGTCAGACCAGCAGCAAGATGCAGAAACAGGGACTGACTGCTCGACCGCTGGAGGCAGCAAAGAGCGTCCGAGTGGAGAGACTTCAACCGACTGTGGTCAAAG aCTTGTTGGATCTGTACTTTGAGAAGAAGTGGACTCTACCGGACAAAATCGTCATGATCCAGAATGAACAGGCTGCCATTGTCACTTTCAGTGACCCTAAAG TTGTGgaaaacatttgcataaaaaCAGACTACATGATAGGCTCCAACCCTGTCAAGATGTATCCATACCACGAGTCCCTGGGCACCGCCTTGTACGGCAAAGAACGACCAACATGGAAGATGCCCGATCCCTTCACTGAGGGTGTTCACCATACCGTCTGGAAATTCCTCCTGATGAAGAAGCAGTTAAAAAGCATCAACGATCAGATGCGTCCGTACTTCTGCAGTGTGGATTTGGATAATCCAGAGGTGAAGCTCAGCCCTCTCCCAAACTTTTTGAGGCAGAAAGATCTGACTGCAAAACATGTAGAAAACTGGGCAGGTACCGCCCAAGAGGCCTTCCGTAAGCTGATGTCTCACTACACTGTCTTTGAATGTCCAGCGAATGCACCTGCATGgaaagctgcagagaaagaggTCCGTTCGGTTGTAGAGGAAGACGCTTACCTGGTGCTGGATGCACCCAAGGGGGCTTTGATGGTGGCTGGCCGAGCTGaccatttaaaacaaatcaaagctcCTGTGGAAAACCTTGTTCTTAAAGCCATGAGTCAGATCGAACGGCAGAGAAATGGTGTCTCTGAGGTGATGAGTTTATCCCCTGCAATGTTCTACATCCTGAAGCAGGACGGGCTGCAGAACGCTGCACTCAACATTTCCGCTGACATGACCCTCTCCTACGATGAAGGTGCTCAGAAGTTAACCATTTCAGGACTCCGTGCAGAGGTTTTCCAGGCTAAAGCATGGATCTTGGAGAGGAATGTGCATATGAGtaaaaaacagctgaatatCCCCCCAGGTCTTCTAGACTTTCTTAAGGTAGTGGATCCCATGGACATGTCACAGGACCTGTTCACATCTCAAGGGATCAGCGCCATCTACAGCATTGACAACAAAGGGGTTTTACTGTTGGGGAGTTCTGACAGCATCCTTGCTGAAGCAGAGACTAGGATGAAGATGGTTTTGGCTGTGAACACTCTGGATGTGGAAGACCAGGAAGTCCTGAAACTTCACAACTGGGTGGACCTGAACCAACAACTTCTGGATGCATACAACTTCTCAAAGAAGAAAACCGTGGACATACAGATCCACACAGTGAGAAGAGACAAAATAACGGTGGCTGGCTTTAAGACTCCAGTCAAAGAGGTCAGCTCCAGCCTGAATGAATTCATTGTGAACTACTCACGAGTTAAAGAAACCATTTGTGTTGAGTCCTGTGCTGTGGTTCAGTTCATTGAGAAGAAGAAATCACATGATTGGTTCAGTATTGCCAAAGCTAATGGCGTGACAGTCGATTTTGACCCGGAGCGACCAAGATTCATCATCGCCGGGGCTCGTCTTCACGTTCAGAAAGCCAAGTCCTGCTTTCAGGAACTGACCAGCACTCTCTTCACTGACAACTTCATTGTTGACAAGCCTGGAGCTAAGAAGTATTTCCAGTCATATGGAAGCATGTTCCTGTCGACAATAATGACAGAGTTCAGCTGTGTGGTGGTGCTTCGTCCAGAGAATCAAGAGgacgatgaggaggaagagaactACGAGGAAGAAAGTGGCCTTTGTTACTGCAAAGTGAAGACCACCAGTGGAGTTCTGGTTTCAGTTAGCAAGGCAGATATCTGTAGCTTCAACGTTGACGCAGTGGTTAATGCAGCTAACGAGGAACTACAGCACATTGGTGGCCTGGCTTTGGCACTGCTCAAGGCTGCAGGACCACAGCTGCAGAAGATCAGCAACGACTATATTTCCAAACATGGAAAACTACGCCCAGGTGACGCCATCGTAACAGATGCATGTAACCTCCCTTGCAAGTATGTCGTTCATGCAGTTGGTCCACgtttctctgactctgacaaGAAGACGTCAGTGTCGCGTCTGAAGCTTGCTGTTAAAGAAAGTCTGAAACAAGCAGAGATGGTAAACTGCTCCACCATCGCCCTGCCTGCGATCAGCTCAGGTGTGTTTGGTTTTCCTGTTGACCTCTGTGCTGAGACCATAGCTCAGGCGGTGCGGGAGTACTGCGACAGTCCTCGAGGTCCGGGATCGTTGACTCAGATTCACCTGGTggataacaacaacaacaccgtCGGAGTCTTGGCCAAAGCTATCAACCGAGAGTTCATTGACCTGGGACCTACCATGACAGCACCAGAGCAGGCAGGCGGGAAAGGCGCTTGGGCTTCAGG TGGACATCAGCGGGGTCGAGGTCGAGGTGGCGGAAGAGGAGGTGgcggaagaggaggaggcggaagaggaggaagaggaggaggaggaagaggaggaggaaggggagctGAATTTCATGGGGGCCAGCAGGGTAACAGGGGAGGTCACAGTCCCAAGGGACACACCAGGCCTGGAGGACATGGAGGACATGGAGG gcCGGGCAGGATGGAGCAGACCACCGCTGAGGGTCTGAAGATTGTTCTCTGCAAAGGAAACATTCAGGACCAGACG ACCAATGTCATCGTCAACACCATCTCAGAGAACATGAATCTGACCCAGGGAGCTGTTTCCAATGCGATCCTGGGGGCAGCCGGGTCCAGTCTGCAGTTGGCTGTTCGGTCCGAAGCTGGGGCGGCCACGCTGCAGCAGGGCAACGTCGTCATCACCGACGGCTTCAAACTCACCTGTCAGAAAATCTTTCACACTGTTTGCCCTTACTGGGACAACGGAGGAGGGCGggcagaggag GCGTTGATAACCATCGTCAGATATTGTCTGGAGGAGGCGGAGAAGCTTAAGATGGCGTCCCTGTCCTTCCCGGCCATCGGTACGGGAAACCTGAGCTTCCCCAGAGACGTGGTGTCCAGAGTCCTGCTGAGGGAGATCCACTCGTTCAGTCGCAGAAGTAGTCCGCGCCATCTGAGACAGGTGGCCATCGTCGTCCACCCTAGTGACAACCAGACTGTGGAT TGTTTCACCAGGGAGTTCAAAGGTCAGACTGGTCAGAGAAACGTCCAACACGAAGCACAGAACTTTAACGAGTCACCGGTTCACAAATCCACCGGCCAGTCACAGCAGTCCTCAG cctccTTCGGTAATGTATCGTCCCCCTCCCTCGGTGTGTACCGGATGGAGATGGGTCAGCTCACCCTCGAGGTGTCATCAGGAGACATCACCAGGGAGGccagtgatgtcatcattaACTCCTCCAATCCGAGCTTTACCCTGAACTCAG GAGTGTCGAAGGCGATCTTAGACAGCGCTGGGTCAACAGTCCAGCTGGAGTGCTCACAGATGG TGAGCTCTCCGGGTTACCAGCCTCGTCCAATGATCTTGACGTCAGCCGGAAACCTGCCCAGCGGACACATCATGCACATCGTCGGCCAGAACGATCCTGCAAAGATCAAGGACATGGTTTACTCTGTGCTGAAGACCTGCGAGGAAAACAAGTTCAACTCTGTCGCCTTCCCAGCCCTGGGAACAG GTCAGGGAAGGGCCAACCCGTCGGCGGTGGCAGACGCGATGGTGGAAGCGGTGGTGGAGTTTGTGAGGAAGAAGCACCCGAAGTTTGTTCGCAGCGTGAAGATCCTGATCTTCCAGGCGATCATGATGACGGAGTTCCACAAGAGCATGAagaggagacagggagaggaggtggaggggaagAGCGTCTTCTCCAAGATCAAAG ACACTGTCACTTCCTTTTTTACGGGATTAATGGAGGAGCGGCCCAGCACTGACAGCTTGGTCCTGGAGGGGGAGGAGTTTGAGTCCACAGAGTTTCAGCTGTGTGCCGACAACAAAAAG GCTGTGAGCGAGGCTAAGAAGAGGATAGAGCAGCTGATTGTGGCCGAGCAGGCGAAGAGAACCATCACCGACCCGCTCATTATTCACCTGTCGCAGGCCGACGTGGAGCAGCTGAGGGCCCTGCAGAGGGAGCTGACGGTTAGCATCCGTCTGGACAAAGGGCTGGAGGACCAGGAGCCCAGCATCCACCTGGAGGGCCTGACCAGGGACGTCTTCACCGCTGAGTCAGCAGTCAG TAACATCATCCGGAGGGTGGAGAGGACGGAGAACTTGAAGACCAAGGCCTTGATGCTGAGTGCACTGGTAGAATGGCAGTTTCAGCTCCCCGGTGGGATGATGGTGCCCTTCGACATCTACACCAACCTCACCCTGGAGGAAGCtctggagagaaaagaaaaggtgaagaTCAAGATCAACAATGAAACGTACTTGGCTAACGTACTGTTTAGAAAAGCAGCTTCGGCGGATGGGCGaagagagctggagctgctcagAAAAGACTTGAAAG ATGACACCGCTCTGCCTGGACACTGGGACGACATGAAAGGCGACCTCGTGAAGCTGTTTCCTCTGACGGTGGGATCTAAGGAATACAGTGATGTGGAGACAGAACTTACAAGGACCGGTCTTATTCCAAACATTATCAGT ATTGAACGGGTCCAAAATACGACACTGTGGCAGAGTTACCAGCTCATGAAGAAACAACTGGAGGTGaagaacaaacacaccaacaatgAAAAGCTGCTGTTTCACGGCACCGGTGCCAAATCCATCGATCTCATCAACAACCAGGGCTTCAACCGCGGCTACGCAGGAGCACACG GTGCGATGTATGGCAATGGTTCCTACTTTGCAGTGGACCCTGCCTACTCTGCGGGAGGCTACGCCAAGCCAGACATCAAGCAGCACAAGCGCATGTACTTTGCCAGGGTCCTGGTTGGAGACTATACCACTGGAAGAAATGGCATGATCACTCCACCCGCCAGAGGCTCTGGGAATGCTGCAGATCTCTATGACAGTGTTGCTGATAACACTGCCAACCCAGCCATATTTGTTGTCTTCAATGACATACAGGCTTACCCAGAATACCTTATCACGTTTACATAA